In Salmo trutta chromosome 28, fSalTru1.1, whole genome shotgun sequence, one DNA window encodes the following:
- the LOC115166124 gene encoding uncharacterized protein LOC115166124 isoform X2, with the protein MRCPVFGAATAPSGQEAFHGVNVYVLSFLSAVSPSEDFGFRVAVVASIISCAIILLMSIAFITCCLLDCVTEEEKKKEERETRLWHQLEQVELEENRASRYGHNGRNNNNNTQEKALLPWVNHDPSMCDNKRPSWYHKYPYALTGPVQASTTGPAFNSAPLPCRGYNQPIFPHNSGLYHNPGLPHNPGLLQNPIPTQYPGPPRTTGLVQNQVVPPGSGLVRQYGGQEGSVSPLLEKPYRMCQHPLYVKERPVRVISV; encoded by the exons ATGAGGTGTCCTGTGTTTGGGGCAGCAACAGCACCCAGTGGTCAGGAGGCTTTCCATGGTGTAAACGTAT ATGTTTTATCTTTTCTCTCAGCGGTGTCCCCGTCGGAAGACTTTGGGTTCCGTGTGGCAGTGGTGGCATCCATCATCAGCTGTGCCATCATCCTCCTCATGTCCATTGCCTTCATCACCTGCTGTCTGCTCGACTGTGTcacggaggaggagaagaagaaggaggagag GGAGACGCGTCTGTGGCACCAGCTGGAGCAAGTGGAACTGGAAGAGAACAGGGCCTCTCGCTACGGCCACAATGGCAggaacaacaataacaacacccaGGAGAAGGCACTTCTACCATGGGTCAACCATGACCCTTCAATGTGTGATAATAAGAGACCCAgctg GTATCATAAGTACCCCTATGCTCTGACTGGTCCAGTCCAGGCCTCCACCACTGGCCCAGCCTTCAACTCAGCTCCTCTTCCCTGCAGAGGCTACAACCAGCCCATCTTCCCACACAACTCAGGCCTCTACCACAACCCAGGTCTGCCACACAATCCAGGCCTACTTCAAAACCCTATCCCAACCCAGTATCCAGGTCCACCTCGGACCACGGGCCTGGTTCAGAACCAAGTGGTACCCCCAGGCTCAGGCCTGGTCAGGCAGTATGGAGGACAGGAGGGCAGTGTATCTCCACTTCTGGAGAAGCCCTACAGGATGTGTCAACACCCCCTCTATGTCAAGGAGCGCCCCGTACGGGTCATATCCGTGTGA
- the LOC115166124 gene encoding uncharacterized protein LOC115166124 isoform X1 produces the protein MSTVTASVVDVSRTIYSTKNGNRGRNYTGQCTPMPQPALGTQKIIQGNGTNVGTVITLQCPSRHRLVGGNEVSCVWGSNSTQWSGGFPWCKPVSPSEDFGFRVAVVASIISCAIILLMSIAFITCCLLDCVTEEEKKKEERETRLWHQLEQVELEENRASRYGHNGRNNNNNTQEKALLPWVNHDPSMCDNKRPSWYHKYPYALTGPVQASTTGPAFNSAPLPCRGYNQPIFPHNSGLYHNPGLPHNPGLLQNPIPTQYPGPPRTTGLVQNQVVPPGSGLVRQYGGQEGSVSPLLEKPYRMCQHPLYVKERPVRVISV, from the exons ATGTCAACGGTTACAGCTTCGGTGGTTGATGTTTCCAGAACTATTTATTCAACCAAAAACGGCAACCGTGGCCGTAATTATACAG GCCAGTGCACGCCCATGCCCCAGCCCGCGCTGGGCACCCAGAAGATCATTCAGGGGAATGGCACCAATGTGGGAACGGTGATCACCCTGCAGTGCCCATCCAGACACCGTCTGGTGGGGGGCAATGAGGTGTCCTGTGTTTGGGGCAGCAACAGCACCCAGTGGTCAGGAGGCTTTCCATGGTGTAAAC CGGTGTCCCCGTCGGAAGACTTTGGGTTCCGTGTGGCAGTGGTGGCATCCATCATCAGCTGTGCCATCATCCTCCTCATGTCCATTGCCTTCATCACCTGCTGTCTGCTCGACTGTGTcacggaggaggagaagaagaaggaggagag GGAGACGCGTCTGTGGCACCAGCTGGAGCAAGTGGAACTGGAAGAGAACAGGGCCTCTCGCTACGGCCACAATGGCAggaacaacaataacaacacccaGGAGAAGGCACTTCTACCATGGGTCAACCATGACCCTTCAATGTGTGATAATAAGAGACCCAgctg GTATCATAAGTACCCCTATGCTCTGACTGGTCCAGTCCAGGCCTCCACCACTGGCCCAGCCTTCAACTCAGCTCCTCTTCCCTGCAGAGGCTACAACCAGCCCATCTTCCCACACAACTCAGGCCTCTACCACAACCCAGGTCTGCCACACAATCCAGGCCTACTTCAAAACCCTATCCCAACCCAGTATCCAGGTCCACCTCGGACCACGGGCCTGGTTCAGAACCAAGTGGTACCCCCAGGCTCAGGCCTGGTCAGGCAGTATGGAGGACAGGAGGGCAGTGTATCTCCACTTCTGGAGAAGCCCTACAGGATGTGTCAACACCCCCTCTATGTCAAGGAGCGCCCCGTACGGGTCATATCCGTGTGA